From Paenibacillus sp. V4I7, one genomic window encodes:
- a CDS encoding family 43 glycosylhydrolase produces MKIKQAYKNPIVLQRADPWIYKHTDGYYYFTASVPAFDCIELRRAATIQELGTAIPTVIWRKHAAGRMSSLIWAPEIHFIDGKWYIYFASGGSDENLDEVWDHRMYVLENEAANPIEGIWVEKDQLQTNWESVALDATTFEHQGVRYLVWAQKDPEIEGNSNLYIAEMSNPWTIKGKQIMLTQPEYPWEIVGYWVNEGPAVLKKNGRIFISYSASATDSNYCMGVLTAGDTTDLLDPKSWIKSPEPVFKSNEETGQYGPGHNCFTVSEDGSEDIMIYHSRSYKEIIGDPLFDPNRHARAQKLVWNEDGTPNFGIPVADR; encoded by the coding sequence TTGAAAATAAAGCAAGCTTATAAAAATCCAATCGTCCTGCAGCGTGCAGACCCATGGATTTATAAACATACAGATGGTTACTACTACTTTACGGCTTCAGTTCCTGCGTTTGATTGTATTGAGCTTAGAAGGGCAGCAACTATACAGGAGTTGGGAACCGCTATTCCAACGGTCATCTGGAGGAAACATGCAGCTGGAAGGATGAGCTCCCTTATTTGGGCACCTGAAATCCATTTTATTGATGGTAAATGGTATATCTATTTTGCTTCCGGAGGATCGGATGAGAACTTGGACGAGGTATGGGACCACCGGATGTATGTTCTTGAAAATGAAGCCGCAAATCCGATAGAAGGGATTTGGGTGGAAAAAGATCAGCTTCAAACAAACTGGGAATCCGTTGCTCTGGATGCTACAACCTTTGAACATCAAGGAGTAAGGTATCTGGTTTGGGCACAAAAAGATCCCGAAATCGAAGGGAACTCGAATCTTTATATAGCTGAAATGTCTAATCCATGGACGATTAAAGGCAAACAGATCATGCTTACGCAACCGGAGTATCCATGGGAAATCGTAGGTTACTGGGTCAATGAGGGGCCTGCTGTATTGAAGAAAAACGGTAGAATATTTATCAGTTATTCGGCAAGTGCCACGGATAGCAATTATTGTATGGGGGTACTGACAGCAGGGGATACTACTGATTTACTAGATCCGAAATCATGGATCAAATCGCCAGAGCCCGTTTTCAAGTCAAACGAAGAAACCGGACAATATGGTCCGGGCCATAACTGCTTTACCGTATCAGAGGACGGTTCGGAGGATATTATGATTTATCATTCCCGAAGCTATAAGGAAATCATCGGTGATCCGCTGTTTGATCCCAATCGTCATGCACGAGCACAAAAATTAGTCTGGAATGAGGACGGAACTCCGAATTTCGGCATACCAGTTGCAGATCGTTAA
- a CDS encoding peptidylprolyl isomerase, which translates to MKQSKRINRIFKKKIFFAVLLPLLATVLLSASLIVSHSSKYSGGATVFTVNGEPVSKDEFMNVMSGLRANVFSYFVQKYGVTDSAKFWATSFQGEIPIEVLKQKTLDKMKRIKTEQIVMKSNGIASDISYSGFLDKLKAENERRKKAVENKQAIYGPQQFDATGYYEVLHGNRMEELKNKLADKELLSSDEEIKNAYDENKETMYKKIDSIKYEKIVLSYLDEKGNPSPDKKKIAASMATRIKEDTNKGLKFEDIVNAYKKQDKSDIEYKGMAFNESTYKTDVRTYPQLTTTLNELKNGQISDVIEESASFNIVRVLEKSIPSYKTLDEVREQVKKELTDKKVDEFINKLVHGSKLIVDNKAYNSIS; encoded by the coding sequence ATGAAGCAAAGTAAGCGGATAAATCGTATTTTTAAAAAGAAAATATTTTTTGCCGTCCTATTGCCGCTATTAGCGACGGTACTGCTTTCAGCCTCTTTGATTGTATCTCATTCAAGCAAATATTCAGGTGGGGCAACCGTATTTACGGTAAATGGAGAGCCAGTATCCAAGGATGAGTTTATGAACGTCATGTCGGGTTTAAGAGCAAATGTCTTTTCCTATTTTGTTCAAAAATATGGAGTAACGGACAGCGCCAAATTCTGGGCAACAAGCTTTCAGGGAGAAATACCGATTGAAGTTCTTAAGCAAAAGACATTGGATAAGATGAAAAGAATTAAAACAGAGCAGATCGTAATGAAAAGTAATGGAATAGCCAGCGATATATCCTATTCCGGTTTCCTCGATAAGCTTAAAGCTGAAAACGAAAGGCGAAAGAAGGCAGTAGAAAATAAACAAGCTATATACGGCCCCCAGCAATTTGATGCAACAGGATATTATGAGGTTCTCCACGGGAATAGGATGGAGGAATTAAAAAACAAATTGGCGGATAAAGAGCTGTTATCCAGTGATGAAGAAATAAAAAATGCCTATGACGAAAATAAAGAAACAATGTATAAAAAGATAGATTCGATTAAGTATGAAAAAATAGTCCTATCTTATTTGGATGAAAAAGGTAATCCTTCGCCAGATAAGAAAAAAATTGCAGCTAGTATGGCTACAAGAATAAAGGAAGATACAAATAAGGGTTTGAAATTTGAGGATATCGTTAACGCCTATAAGAAACAAGATAAATCAGATATAGAATACAAGGGAATGGCGTTTAATGAAAGCACTTACAAGACGGATGTCAGGACATATCCGCAATTGACTACAACGTTGAATGAATTAAAGAATGGTCAGATAAGCGACGTTATTGAAGAAAGCGCTTCCTTTAATATCGTTAGAGTGCTGGAAAAAAGCATTCCTAGCTATAAAACACTGGATGAGGTAAGAGAGCAAGTTAAGAAGGAATTAACTGACAAAAAGGTTGATGAGTTCATAAACAAGCTGGTTCATGGATCGAAGTTAATTGTGGATAACAAAGCGTACAACAGCATTTCATAA
- a CDS encoding extracellular solute-binding protein: MKKQLKVTAVALSSVLLLSACGGKTATTSPSSSPAGNTPAAASAKPIEITVWDKPAADNPVKPYLEKQFAAFDAQFPNIKVKHEELATGGKDREQYLTAMAGGQGPDATPNNPYPDMEKYIKQGFALDITDRWNSYADKGNYIPSSLEAANRDGKVYGVPNDMYVTPLIYNKKLFKEAGLDPAKPPATWDEFVDAAKKLTDPSKGQIGYNILGMDWADWFFEYYVWQAGGDLTKKNDDGTATLTFTSDPAVTALQFYKDLKWKHKVVQKNVVQSLDDNNKDFYTGHTGMTVGWVDWFTAKGMDINDIGAMPFPAGPSGKSPSQVGGAYWTINAKTTKEKQDAAWTYVTFMSSKNFYDGRLNYTKEIGQFPNLLTFRTDLDTSKIYEGIPADIVANIKKAASDTHLEYFLKDRLSKYVVAAIQKVLLDQNADPKAELQKQQDLAQKEVIDKYNAEVKK; the protein is encoded by the coding sequence ATGAAGAAACAACTTAAAGTAACTGCAGTCGCTCTCTCTTCCGTACTTTTGCTTAGTGCATGTGGCGGCAAAACAGCCACTACAAGCCCTAGCAGCAGCCCTGCCGGCAACACGCCAGCAGCTGCTTCAGCCAAACCGATAGAAATTACAGTATGGGATAAGCCAGCTGCTGATAATCCTGTAAAGCCGTATCTTGAGAAACAGTTTGCAGCGTTTGATGCGCAATTTCCGAACATCAAGGTGAAGCATGAAGAGCTTGCAACAGGAGGTAAGGATCGTGAGCAATATTTGACAGCAATGGCTGGAGGGCAAGGGCCAGATGCAACACCGAATAATCCTTATCCTGACATGGAAAAATATATTAAGCAAGGTTTCGCATTAGATATTACTGATCGATGGAACAGTTATGCAGATAAGGGGAACTACATTCCTTCTTCATTGGAAGCTGCAAATAGGGATGGGAAAGTCTATGGAGTTCCTAATGATATGTATGTGACGCCTTTGATCTATAATAAAAAGCTTTTTAAAGAAGCCGGTCTTGATCCTGCCAAGCCGCCTGCGACATGGGATGAATTTGTTGATGCAGCTAAGAAATTAACAGACCCAAGCAAAGGTCAAATTGGTTATAATATTTTGGGAATGGATTGGGCAGATTGGTTTTTTGAATATTATGTTTGGCAAGCCGGCGGGGATCTCACTAAGAAAAATGATGACGGAACAGCAACGTTGACATTCACTTCAGATCCTGCAGTAACTGCACTGCAATTCTATAAAGACTTAAAATGGAAGCACAAAGTCGTACAGAAAAACGTAGTACAATCACTGGACGACAATAACAAGGATTTCTATACAGGACATACGGGAATGACCGTAGGCTGGGTGGATTGGTTTACTGCTAAAGGCATGGATATTAATGATATCGGCGCTATGCCGTTTCCTGCTGGCCCATCTGGTAAATCGCCTTCGCAAGTCGGAGGTGCCTATTGGACAATTAATGCGAAAACTACGAAAGAGAAGCAGGATGCAGCTTGGACTTATGTTACATTCATGTCTTCGAAGAACTTCTACGATGGTAGATTGAATTATACCAAAGAAATTGGCCAATTCCCTAACTTGCTTACTTTCCGTACAGATCTGGACACCTCAAAGATTTATGAGGGTATCCCTGCTGATATTGTTGCAAACATTAAGAAGGCCGCTTCAGATACACATCTAGAGTATTTCTTAAAGGACCGTCTCAGTAAGTATGTCGTTGCCGCGATTCAAAAAGTGCTGCTTGATCAAAATGCAGATCCAAAAGCCGAGCTTCAAAAACAACAAGACTTGGCTCAAAAGGAAGTCATAGACAAATACAATGCTGAAGTCAAAAAATAA
- a CDS encoding carbohydrate ABC transporter permease — METSIETGLQSVKVKRRITISWMPIIFLIPSLVCFLLFKYYPLFKMIYISLFDYEIGNPPGTFVGLNNYVEFLSSPSFWHAIEITFVFALMYLLMTFWVPIVQALLLNEIHHGNMFIRFLYQLPSAVPVVVNVLIWRWMYNPDHGILNYYLGKIGLGPYLWLNDLHVTKFAIVLPSLIASQGIAILLYYSAIRSVPTDILEAAKVDGAGPWKRLLTMILPNMRFIIFIQLISFMTGILLTFDNIYVMTQGGPADSTTVVSMLVFNTAFQQLSFRSFGSHFGVLIYPDWLDHVYTTQSFQR; from the coding sequence ATGGAAACCAGTATAGAGACAGGATTGCAGAGTGTAAAAGTGAAACGACGTATAACCATTAGCTGGATGCCTATTATCTTTTTAATTCCTTCGCTTGTTTGTTTTCTCCTATTTAAATACTATCCGTTGTTTAAGATGATCTATATCAGTTTGTTTGACTATGAAATCGGAAATCCTCCCGGAACGTTTGTGGGATTAAATAACTATGTTGAATTTTTGAGTTCGCCTTCCTTCTGGCATGCTATTGAGATTACCTTTGTTTTCGCGTTGATGTACTTGCTTATGACGTTCTGGGTTCCTATCGTACAAGCGTTGCTTCTTAATGAAATTCATCACGGCAATATGTTTATTCGCTTCCTTTATCAGTTGCCCTCTGCTGTTCCGGTGGTCGTTAATGTTCTGATTTGGCGATGGATGTATAATCCCGATCACGGCATATTGAATTATTACCTTGGGAAAATCGGTTTAGGTCCTTACCTTTGGTTAAACGACTTGCATGTAACGAAGTTTGCGATCGTTCTCCCTTCACTCATTGCAAGCCAAGGGATAGCCATCCTTTTATATTATTCTGCCATACGATCGGTCCCTACGGATATTCTCGAAGCCGCTAAAGTAGACGGGGCGGGTCCATGGAAACGATTGCTAACGATGATCTTACCGAATATGAGATTCATTATTTTCATTCAATTAATTAGCTTTATGACAGGGATCCTGCTGACCTTTGATAACATTTACGTGATGACCCAAGGGGGACCTGCCGACAGTACAACGGTTGTATCGATGTTAGTTTTCAACACGGCCTTTCAACAATTATCGTTTCGGAGCTTCGGCAGCCATTTCGGTGTTCTTATTTATCCTGATTGGCTTGATCACGTTTATACAACTCAAAGTTTCCAACGATAA
- a CDS encoding right-handed parallel beta-helix repeat-containing protein, with product MKKFVSAWLLVMMLLAVTIPIATVQAAGTTYYVDSSGGNDSNSGTSTLAAWQTLTKVNSITFQPGDQILFKAGGSWTGMLSPLGSGDSTNQITIDMYGTGNKPLIAGGGVAATVSLNGQEYWTINNLEITNTAASRAARSGIRVLGKATGITHGIHIANNNIHDVIGENRRSMPAYQSMYDNSGIHIRYDGDATPTDRFDDVLIEGNNIHDVLTSGIKVDSTGGTTADQLFTNIVVRNNIISKTGSDGVVMGSTLNALIEHNSVYDAGYNGNQADTKLIAGIWEIISKDTIIQYNEVARTRLFDADGTAFDTDLGTGGTIYFQYNYSHGNEGGFWLDCAHITPYGYVKTVLRYNVSVDDIGYIARTDDRPADFYNNTFYKSSGSLDASQGADGSSYRFWNNIFNFQTSPNWASSLYDNNLYYPVTANTADGNAVTGDPKFVNPGVVGDGMSYADNYKLQSTSTAIDKGIPTADNGGVDFWGNTLYNLMPDIGAQEYGTNGTYDANTTNKFSLDFSTTQGQKNWNYMQYNGSTYSNMTWNGGLNAWKGAGTWNRIWSAGVLHPDTNDTVLAWKAPKAGQVRITGKPRKAGAGGDGVNVKMMQNGTQLWPASGWQAIGASDISGVAHDVTINVAANDMIYFVVNKNSTNSSDATYWDPMIRYASTLATDFSSTQNSGYWNYMQLSGSTYSNMTWNSTNNQWKGAGTYNLIWSPSQIHPDTNDSVVAWKSPVKGSVRITGNPKKGNSGGDGVNVKIMKNGTQIWPASGWQYIAGTDTVGVTHDITTSVAANDMIYLIVNKNGSNGSDETTWNPTVAFQ from the coding sequence GTGAAAAAATTTGTTAGTGCATGGCTCCTCGTTATGATGCTGTTGGCAGTAACCATTCCGATTGCGACCGTACAGGCGGCAGGCACCACTTATTATGTAGATTCTTCCGGAGGAAACGATTCCAACAGTGGTACAAGCACATTAGCAGCATGGCAAACGTTAACCAAGGTTAACAGTATTACCTTCCAGCCGGGCGACCAAATTTTATTTAAAGCCGGAGGCTCGTGGACTGGCATGCTGAGCCCTCTGGGTTCAGGGGATAGTACCAACCAAATCACCATTGACATGTATGGAACAGGTAATAAACCATTGATAGCAGGAGGCGGTGTTGCGGCAACGGTTTCCCTGAATGGTCAGGAATACTGGACGATTAACAACCTGGAAATAACCAACACTGCGGCCAGCAGAGCCGCAAGAAGCGGGATCAGGGTGCTTGGTAAAGCAACGGGGATTACACATGGCATCCACATTGCGAACAACAATATCCACGATGTAATCGGAGAAAACAGAAGATCAATGCCTGCGTATCAAAGTATGTATGATAACTCAGGAATTCACATCAGATATGATGGTGACGCTACACCGACAGACCGTTTTGATGATGTGTTGATAGAAGGAAACAATATACATGATGTTTTGACAAGCGGTATTAAGGTTGATTCAACCGGTGGTACGACTGCTGACCAATTGTTTACCAATATTGTTGTTAGAAACAATATTATAAGTAAAACGGGTTCAGATGGTGTGGTTATGGGCAGTACTCTGAACGCGCTTATTGAACATAATTCGGTTTATGATGCCGGCTACAATGGTAATCAAGCCGATACAAAGCTTATTGCAGGCATATGGGAAATTATCTCGAAAGACACTATTATTCAATACAATGAGGTAGCCAGAACTAGACTGTTTGATGCTGACGGCACAGCATTTGATACGGATTTAGGAACAGGCGGAACGATTTACTTCCAGTACAATTATTCCCATGGGAACGAAGGCGGATTCTGGCTTGATTGTGCGCATATCACACCTTATGGTTATGTAAAAACAGTACTTAGATATAACGTTAGCGTCGATGATATCGGGTATATAGCAAGAACTGACGATAGGCCAGCCGACTTCTACAACAATACATTCTATAAGTCCAGCGGTTCACTGGATGCAAGCCAAGGCGCTGACGGCAGCTCATATAGGTTCTGGAACAACATCTTCAATTTCCAGACAAGTCCTAACTGGGCATCTTCGCTATATGACAATAATTTGTACTATCCTGTTACGGCAAACACTGCCGATGGTAACGCAGTGACCGGGGATCCTAAATTTGTGAATCCAGGCGTTGTTGGCGACGGTATGAGCTATGCCGACAATTACAAGCTTCAATCGACATCAACAGCTATTGATAAAGGTATACCAACTGCCGATAATGGCGGGGTAGATTTCTGGGGCAACACGCTGTACAATCTGATGCCTGATATTGGAGCTCAAGAGTACGGTACGAATGGCACTTATGATGCGAATACGACGAATAAGTTTTCACTCGATTTTTCAACGACACAAGGTCAGAAAAACTGGAACTATATGCAATATAACGGCAGCACTTACTCGAATATGACCTGGAATGGGGGCCTGAATGCATGGAAGGGTGCTGGTACGTGGAACCGGATCTGGTCCGCAGGAGTTCTTCATCCTGACACCAATGATACCGTATTGGCATGGAAGGCACCGAAGGCAGGACAGGTTAGAATCACCGGTAAACCAAGGAAAGCAGGTGCCGGCGGCGACGGCGTCAATGTGAAAATGATGCAAAACGGTACGCAGCTATGGCCAGCAAGCGGATGGCAGGCAATCGGTGCTTCAGACATATCCGGAGTGGCGCACGATGTAACAATCAATGTTGCAGCAAATGATATGATTTATTTTGTCGTGAATAAAAACTCAACCAACAGCAGCGATGCAACGTATTGGGATCCAATGATCCGATACGCGTCTACGCTTGCCACTGATTTTTCGTCAACTCAAAACTCGGGGTATTGGAATTATATGCAGTTAAGCGGAAGCACCTATTCGAATATGACTTGGAACTCAACCAATAATCAATGGAAAGGTGCAGGTACGTATAACCTCATCTGGTCTCCATCTCAGATCCATCCGGATACTAACGATTCCGTAGTGGCATGGAAATCTCCAGTGAAAGGATCGGTAAGAATTACCGGCAATCCTAAGAAAGGAAATAGCGGTGGCGATGGCGTGAATGTGAAGATCATGAAGAACGGCACGCAGATCTGGCCAGCAAGCGGATGGCAATATATTGCGGGAACAGATACCGTTGGGGTCACACACGATATTACGACAAGTGTTGCAGCAAATGATATGATTTATTTAATCGTGAATAAGAACGGAAGCAACGGCAGTGATGAAACCACTTGGAATCCGACTGTAGCTTTTCAATAA
- a CDS encoding carbohydrate ABC transporter permease — MNPNTIKEKGQGSIKIIAYSITYLFIFLSLIPLVWMISSSLKDASSIQAYPPKWLPTIPHAIQVQIDYTGQESKDAEFYEKDAMKATWYPWASNIRDSIGEVVIRGMKDGKLIYTAKTSGPSFLYGRTLVVPTTLFNDNLMNVKLPVIQANKLSTFQWFGDHGEIANELENSKELISTHFRDFYATSKYVSGKVQSIEEKPRFWSIFDSYLILDKVTKAASSNGSGFTHYFLNSVIVTLGSIVSQLLFGGLAGYALSFLIHNKKLNLVLVMFFLATLMIPDIALLIPLYLTMTQLNLIDTLWAIILPHTAWGIVIFLFKGFFDQLPRELIQAARVDGASEFRTFYQIVIPMSIPIFTVVSVLTFLPVWNEFLWPLVVAKSPANWTITVALNNLQYQGGSISENMLMASGVISMIPLLIVFITCQKFIEKGVAFTGVKG; from the coding sequence TTGAATCCAAATACCATTAAAGAAAAAGGCCAAGGGTCGATTAAAATTATTGCTTATAGCATTACCTATTTATTTATTTTTTTATCGCTTATTCCACTTGTGTGGATGATCTCTTCTTCACTGAAGGACGCGTCGTCTATTCAAGCCTATCCGCCAAAGTGGTTGCCTACCATCCCTCATGCGATTCAAGTTCAAATCGATTACACAGGCCAAGAGTCGAAGGATGCTGAGTTTTACGAAAAAGATGCGATGAAAGCGACTTGGTATCCATGGGCATCGAATATTCGTGATTCAATCGGAGAAGTCGTTATTCGCGGGATGAAAGACGGCAAGCTGATATATACCGCGAAAACATCAGGACCCTCTTTCCTTTATGGAAGAACGCTAGTTGTACCTACGACGCTTTTTAACGACAATCTGATGAATGTCAAATTACCGGTTATCCAAGCGAATAAGCTATCTACCTTCCAATGGTTTGGGGATCATGGTGAAATCGCAAACGAATTAGAAAATTCGAAGGAGCTTATTTCTACTCATTTTCGGGATTTTTACGCGACTTCGAAGTACGTCAGCGGCAAGGTACAGAGTATCGAAGAAAAGCCTAGATTTTGGAGCATTTTCGATAGTTATCTGATCCTGGATAAAGTTACGAAAGCCGCATCCAGTAATGGCAGTGGATTTACTCATTATTTTCTGAATAGTGTGATTGTCACGTTAGGTTCTATTGTTTCTCAATTGCTGTTTGGCGGTTTGGCCGGATATGCGCTTTCGTTTCTTATTCACAACAAAAAGCTTAATTTAGTCTTGGTTATGTTCTTTCTAGCCACCCTGATGATCCCGGATATTGCCTTATTAATTCCGTTATATTTAACGATGACTCAATTGAATCTGATTGATACGTTATGGGCAATAATATTACCGCATACCGCATGGGGTATTGTGATTTTCCTGTTCAAAGGCTTCTTTGATCAATTACCGAGGGAATTAATCCAAGCGGCAAGAGTAGATGGCGCCTCTGAATTCAGAACCTTTTATCAAATCGTCATCCCGATGTCCATCCCGATTTTCACGGTTGTTTCGGTTCTGACATTTTTGCCGGTTTGGAATGAGTTCTTATGGCCGCTCGTTGTGGCTAAGTCTCCGGCAAACTGGACCATCACGGTAGCACTGAATAATTTGCAGTATCAAGGTGGATCTATATCGGAGAATATGCTCATGGCCAGCGGTGTCATTAGTATGATTCCTTTGCTCATTGTGTTCATAACTTGTCAAAAATTTATTGAGAAAGGTGTTGCCTTTACTGGAGTAAAAGGCTAA
- a CDS encoding response regulator, whose product MNFKVLVLDDEPKQRKGIIAKINISGLPITIVGEAGDGIEGLEFALRVQPDIVITDIRMPGMDGLDFIERVKELNPEIVFVIISGYSDFDFAKRAIKYGVSDYLLKPIDEAELRSNLANIILKIEETRKSRLEMEKLKQDKEMNMESLRQQLLTRMVQEPKQSASSQESITTVSDIIERFPYILAIVLVLEPYQLPHYSFRTGDEDLIRFAIENMMSDQMKLAGRDGVIFQHAIHQNEMVYILGVENPNENTAVKEWLKGVLFGVNHYMRLEVTIAIGSIVDSLDKMQKSYQLAKLSLRNKIISGANKIYDYGWIQSHTNSREQFMKEKDEELLFSLLNEGNETALHRWIAHRIQSLVDFPTATYSQLEWFCADMYLLLRKYLLEKTEDTKLVIGEMDDLHYWLQNLTSWSEAVHQIQSQVTNIIHFLNKAHPVKDVMDEIKQYLVMNLNENISLQSIAERFFIHPTYFSKRFIDKYGQGYSDFLTQLRMEKAAEWLRETNMKVQEIAEMVGFEGAAYFSSVFKKSQGLSPKEYRQNYRQTK is encoded by the coding sequence ATGAATTTTAAAGTATTGGTTTTAGATGATGAGCCCAAACAACGAAAGGGGATCATTGCGAAAATTAACATATCGGGATTACCTATTACCATTGTAGGTGAAGCTGGTGATGGAATTGAAGGACTTGAGTTTGCCCTCCGCGTGCAGCCTGATATTGTGATTACAGATATTCGGATGCCCGGAATGGACGGATTAGATTTTATAGAACGAGTCAAAGAGCTTAATCCTGAAATCGTATTTGTTATTATTAGCGGGTATAGTGATTTTGATTTTGCCAAAAGGGCGATTAAGTACGGCGTATCCGACTATTTGTTGAAACCTATTGATGAGGCGGAGCTGCGCAGCAATTTGGCAAACATCATATTGAAGATTGAAGAGACGCGGAAATCCCGATTAGAAATGGAAAAGTTGAAGCAAGATAAAGAGATGAATATGGAGAGTCTTCGCCAACAATTATTAACGAGAATGGTTCAAGAACCCAAACAGTCGGCTTCCTCACAAGAAAGCATAACGACGGTATCTGATATTATAGAGAGATTTCCCTACATTTTGGCCATCGTACTTGTATTAGAGCCCTACCAGCTTCCACATTATTCATTTCGTACGGGCGATGAAGATCTCATCCGGTTCGCCATCGAAAATATGATGTCGGATCAAATGAAATTGGCGGGTAGAGACGGAGTTATATTTCAACACGCTATTCACCAGAATGAGATGGTTTATATTTTGGGAGTCGAGAATCCGAATGAAAATACCGCGGTAAAAGAATGGCTCAAAGGCGTTCTTTTTGGAGTGAATCATTACATGCGTCTGGAAGTGACGATCGCTATTGGCAGTATTGTCGATAGCCTGGATAAGATGCAGAAATCATACCAGTTAGCCAAATTGTCGCTTCGTAATAAAATCATTAGCGGCGCAAATAAAATTTATGATTATGGCTGGATTCAGAGCCATACGAACTCGAGAGAACAATTCATGAAAGAGAAAGATGAAGAACTGCTGTTTAGTCTTCTTAATGAAGGGAATGAAACGGCATTACATCGATGGATTGCGCATCGCATTCAGAGCCTTGTGGACTTCCCGACAGCTACTTATTCTCAGCTAGAATGGTTCTGCGCAGATATGTATCTTCTCTTAAGGAAATATCTATTGGAGAAAACAGAGGATACCAAGTTGGTTATTGGGGAAATGGACGATCTGCACTATTGGCTGCAAAATCTGACGAGTTGGAGTGAAGCTGTCCATCAAATCCAAAGTCAAGTTACTAATATCATCCATTTCTTGAATAAAGCTCATCCTGTTAAGGATGTCATGGATGAGATTAAGCAGTATCTTGTTATGAATTTAAATGAAAACATATCCCTGCAGTCCATTGCAGAACGTTTCTTTATTCACCCTACTTATTTCTCTAAGCGGTTTATAGATAAGTATGGCCAAGGCTATTCTGATTTTCTGACCCAGCTACGGATGGAAAAGGCGGCTGAATGGTTAAGGGAAACGAATATGAAGGTTCAGGAAATAGCGGAGATGGTCGGTTTTGAGGGTGCTGCGTACTTTAGCAGTGTTTTTAAAAAATCGCAAGGCTTATCACCGAAAGAATACAGGCAAAATTATCGACAAACAAAGTAA